One Baekduia alba genomic window, GGCCACGGCTTCGTCTTCGCCAACGCGCAGCGCCCCGCCGACGCCGGCGCCGTCGCGCCCCTGTCGGCCAGCGGCAGCTACGGCCCGATGCTGGTCGTCGAGGACCCGGACAAGCTGCCGTCCGCCATCCAGGGCTACCTGCTCGACGTCCAGCCCGGGTACAGCCGAGATCCGGTGCGCGGCGTCTACAATCACGGCTGGATCGTCGGCGACGAGAGCGCGATCTCCGTTCCTGTCCAGTCGCAGATCGACGCCCTCCTCGAGATCGTCCCCGTCAACGAACGCGCGAGCACCCCTTCCTCACCATGAGCCAGGCCGAGAGCCCCGACCGCCTCAACCGCGACGTGACCGTCGACGACGTCCGTCAGCTCATGGGCGCTTCGACCCCGCACTTCGCGCTCCAACTGCGCAACCGCATCGCGCGCCTGATCGCTCCGCTGCCCGCCGGCCACCCGGCGCGCGCGCTCGGCGAGCAGGAGATCGCGCGGCTCACCGCCCTCGGCTTCAGCGGCGAGACGCGCGGCCACCACGCCGAAGCGGGCATGCGCACCCTGCGCTCGGTCAGCGACGCCGGCGACCCGCACGAGCCGCGCGTCACCGGCGGCCCGGGCGCCGAGGCGCCCGCGCCGAACACCACGATCGCCTAGCGGGAGACCATGGGCGACGACGCGATCGCCCGTGCCCTGCCGCTGCTCCAGCCCGCGGCGCGCGCCGGGGCCGGTGGGTCGTCCGCGTCCGCGCACGGCTACCTCGACCTGCTCGGCGACGACGACGAGCCGGTGGGCATGGCGCCCGGGCCCGCGGGCCGGCTCATGGTCACCCGCGCCCTGCCCGTCGTCTACGAGCGCTGGTGGCGCCCGGCCTGGGGGCGCGTGCTGCGCGGCGCGATGGCCGGCGGGATGCGCGACGAGCACCGGATCGCCCGGCTGCTGCTGGGCCTGACGCCGGGCGACGGCGTCCTGGACGTCGCCTGCGGGCCGGGCAACTTCACGCGCGAGTTCGCGGCGATCGTCGGGCCCGGCGGCCTCGCGATCGGGATCGACGCGTCCGCCACGATGCTCGCGCGCGCCGTGCAGGACACCGGCACCGGCCCCGAGGCCGAGCAGATCGGCTACGTCCGCGGCGACGCGGTCGCGCTGCCGTTCCGCGACGCCTCGTTCGACGCGGTCTGCTGCTTCGCCGCGCTGCACCTCTTCGCCGACCCCGACGCCGCGCTGGACCACATGACGCGCGTGCTCACGCCCGGCGGCCGGTTGGCGATCCTGACCAGCTGCCGCCTGCGGTCGGTCCCCGGCCGGACCGTCAACGACCTCGCCGGCACCCGCAGCGGCATGCGCATCTTCGGGCCCGACGACATCGTCGACGGCCTGCGCGAGCGCGGCTACGCGGAGATCTCCCAGCGCATCGCCGGCCTCACGCAGTTCGTCGGCGGCCGCCTCGGCGCGAGCTGAGCGCCGGCGGGCGCCGATACCCTGGACCGCTGATGCGCGCAGGAGTCTTCCTCGCCTACTGGCCGTGGTTCACGCCTGCCGAGCAGGTCGATCTCGCCATGCTCGCCGACCGCCTGGGGCTGGACTCCGCGTGGGTCGCCGAGGCGTGGGGGCAGGACGCCGTGTCGGTGCTCGGGCTGCTGGCCGGCAAGACCGACCGGATCGGCCTCGGCTCCGGCCTGATGCAGATCCCGGCCCGCAAGCCGACCGCGACGGCGATGGCCGCCGCGACGCTCGACGTGCTCAGCGACGGGCGCTTCCGGCTCGGCCTCGGGCTCAGCGGGCCGCAGGTCAGCGAGGGCTGGTACGGCGTGCCGTTCACGCGCAACCTCGCGCGGACGCGCGAGTACGTCGACGTGGTCCGGCGCACGCTCGCGCGCGAGAAGATCCTGATGGACTTGGACGGCGGCACGGACCCGGCCCACCCACCGACCGGCCTGGGCAAGCCGCTCAAGCTGCTGACCCGGCCGGTCCAGGACCCGTTGCCGATCTACCTCGGCGCGATCGGGCCGAAGGCCGTCAAGCAGGCCGGCGCGCTGGCCGACGGCTGGCTGCCGTTCATGCTCGACCCCTCCGACCCCGACGTGCTGATGGCGCCGCTGCGCGAGGGCGCCGCGGCGGCGGGCCGCTCGCTGGCCGACATCGACATCGCGCCCGTCGTCCCGGTGGCGGTCGACGAGGACCTCGCCGCCGCGCGCGACGCCGTCCGACCGTGGCTGGCCTTCTACCTCGGCGCGATGGGCGCCAAGGACAAGAACTTCTACGTCGACCTCGCCGAGCGTCAGGGCCACGGCGAGGCGGCGCGCCACGTGCAGGAGCTCGGCCTGGCCGGCGACCGCCTCGGCGCGGTGGCCGCCGTGACCGACGGGCTGGTCGACGCGGGCGGGATCGCCACGACGCCCGCCGGCCTGGACGAGCACCTGGCGGCCTACGAGCGCGCAGGCGTGAACACGCTCGTCGCCGTGCCGTGCGGCGACGACAAGCCCGGCGTGCTGCGCGCGCTGGCGGCGGCGACGGTGACGCGCTGATGGACGCGCGAAGGACCTCGCCTGGCGGCTCGGCTTCCGGGCGGATGCTCGCCCAGGGACTCGCGTCCGCGGTGGTGGGCTGCCGATGAGCGCGCGAAAGACCTCGCCTGGCGGCTCGGCTTCCGGGCGGATGCTCGCCCAGGGGCTCGCCTCCGCGGTGGTGGGCTGCCGATGAGCGCGCGAAAGACCTCGCCTGGCGGCTCGGCTTCCGGGCGGATGCTCGCCCAGGGGCTCGCCTCCGCGGTGGTGGGCTGCCGATGAGCGTCCAGCCTCGCCCCGAGGGCATCGCCGGCTCGTCGCTGGCCGGCCCGTTCCCGGTCGGCGCCTACGCGGAGAAGCTGCGCGAGGAGCTGCGCAAGCGCGCGCGGGTCCAGCTGTTCGGCGAGGTGTGGAACTTCCGCGCGAGCAAGGCCAAGATCTACTTCGAGTTGCGCGACGGCGACGGCGCGGTGCCCTGCTCGATGTGGCGCAACGACTTCGAGCGCCTGGGCCTCCAGCTCGGGTCGTTCACCGACGGCTGCCAGGTCGTGGTCGCCGGCGGGCCGGGCTACTACCCCGGCTCGCGCACGTCGTCGCCGTCGTTCTCGTTCGACGTCAGCGGCCTGCGGATCGCCGGCGACGGCGACCTGCTCGCGCAGATGGAGGCGCTGCGCCGCGCGCTCGGCGCCGCCGGCCTCTTCGAGCCGCAGCGGCGGCTGCCGCGCCCGGCGCTGCCGCGCTGCATCGGCGTCGTCACCGGCGAAGGCGGCAAGGCGCGCGACGACGTGCTCGCCGGGCTGCGCCGGCGCGGCTGGGCGGGCAGGCTCGTGTGGGCGTTCGCGCCGGTGCAGGACCGCCACGCCGCGCCGCGCATCACCCAGGCGCTCCAGGACCTCGCCGCCGTCGAGGAGGTCGAGGTCGTGATCGTCGCGCGCGGCGGCGGCTCGCTGGCGGACCTGTTCGCGTTCTGCGACGAGACGCTGTGCCGGACCGTGGCGATGCTGCGCGTGCCGGTCGTCGCGAGCGTCGGCCACCACACCGACCGCACGCTGATCGACGACGTCGCGGCCGTCAGCTGCTCGACGCCGACGCACGCCGCCGAGGCGGCGGTGCCGACGCATCCGGTCGAGGCCCGCGCCGCGCTGGCGCGCTGCGCCGCGTCGCTGCAGACCCACGGCCGCCGCGCCGTCGTCACCCGCGCGCGGCATCTCGCGGCGCTCTCGCGCGCGCCCGCGCAGGCGATCGCGCGCCACCGCGTCGCGCTGCACCAGCGGCTGAAGGAGCTGCGCGCCGCGACGCGCCGGCGCGTGGTCGACGACCGCGAGCGCGTGACGCGCCGCGCCGGCGCCCTCCAGCGCAAGGCCGGCGCCGCCGCCGGCGCGCAGGACCGCGCGCGCCGCACCGCGCTGGACTCGCTGGCCGCGGCGCTCGCCGCCCACGATCCGGAGCGCACCGTCGCTCGCGGCTACGCGATCGTCGACGACGGCGCGGGCGCCATCGTCACCTCCGCCGAGCAGGCGCGCGCGCTCGGCGACGTCCGGCTGTTCTTCGCCGACGGGCCGGCGGACGCCAAGATCATCAACAAGAGGGAGGGCTCGTCGTGAGCGAGACCATGACCTACGAGGGCGCGACCGCGCGGCTCGAGGCCATCATCAAGCGCCTGGACTCCGGCGAGGCCGGGCTGCGCGAGACGCTCGACCTCTGCCAGGAGGGGCGCGGGCTCGTCGAGTTCTGCGCCGGCGAGCTCGACGCCGTCGGCAAGGGGCTGGAGGAGCTGCGGCTCGACGAGCTCGTCGCGCGCCTCGAGCAGCGGCCGCCGGCATGAGCGAGGACCGCGGGATGCTCTGGTCGCGGGTCGCCGACCTGCCGCTGGAGATCGAGGACTACGCCTTGGAGCGCCTGGAGCGCGACGTGTCGTCGGACTTCACGCGCGTGTCGACCGTCCTGCGCCTGCGCGGCGGCGACGGCCACGAGGGCCTCGGGGAGGACGTCAGCTACGACGCCGAGGACCAGCTGGCGCTCCAGAACGCCGGCCCGACGCAGCCGCTGGCGGGCTCCTGGACGCTCGAGTCGTTCTGCGACCACCTCGCGACGCTCGACCTCTGGCCCGAGCCGGCCCGCCACGACGCGTCGGTGCTCTACCGCGTGTGGGCCTATGAGTCGGCGGCGCTGGACCTCGCGCTCCGCCAGGCGGGGCTGTCGATCACCGCCGCGCTTCAGCGCGAGGCGCGGCCGCTGACGTTCGTCGTGTCCCTGCGGCTCGGCGAGCCCGCGACGCTCGGCCCGCTGCGCGCCCGCCTGGACCCCTACCCCACCACGCGCTTCAAGCTCGACCCGACGGCGTCGTGGGACGACGCGCTCGTCGCCCAGCTCGTCACCACCGGCGCGGTCGACACGGTGGACTTGAAGGGGCTGTACGTGGGGTCGGTCGTCGACAACCTGCCCGACCCGGCGCTCTACCGCCGCGTGGCCGAGGGCTTCCCGGACGCGTGGATCGAGGACCCGGCGATCGACGACGCCACCTGGCCGGTGCTCGAGCCCCACCAGGACCGCATCACGTGGGACGCGAACATCCACAGCGTCGACGACATCGTCGCGCTGCCGTTCACGCCGCGGATGGTCAACGTCAAGCCCTCTCGGCTCGGCGGCCTGCGCCCGCTCTTCAAGGCCTATGAGTACTGCGAGGCCAACGACATCATGATGTACGGCGGCGGCCAGTTCGAGCTCGGCGTCGGCCGCGGCCACATCCAGTACCTCGCGGCGATCTTCCACCCCGACGGCCCCAACGACGTCGCGCCGGGCGGCTACAACCTCGTGGACCCACCCGCGGGCCTGCCGTCCTCGCCGCTGCCGGTGCTGGCGAGCCCCACCGGCTTCAGCTGGGGCTAGCCCGGAACGCGGAAGGGCCCGCACGCGAGCGCGCGGGCCCTTCACGCCTCTCCTCCTCCGGGAAGACGCGCGAGAGCCTACAGGCGGGCTGCGCATCCGACCACCCGCGCGGGAAGGTCGCGAGGTTGCCTCCGCGGCGGCGCGTCCCTAGATTCGGCCCGACGGGCGCGACCGAGGCTCGGCTGTGCGGGACGGTGGCGCCGCCAACCACCCACGAGGAGCAGCATCATGGACATGAAGCTCGAGGTCGTCGTGATCCCCGTCTCCGACGTGGACCGCGCCAAGGCGTTCTACGAGCAGCTCGGCTGGCGGCTGGACGCCGACTTCGCCACCGACGCGACGTTCCGCGTCGTGCAGCTCACGCCACCGGGCTCGGACGCGTCGATCATCTTCGGCACGGGCCTCACCGACGCGACCCCCGGCTCCTACGACGGCCTCCAGCTCGTCGTCGAAGACATCGCGGCCGCCCACGACGAGCTCGCCGCTCGCGGCGTCGCGGTCGACGACGTCTTCCACGACGCCGGCGGGATCTTCCACCACGCCGGCACGACCGACCGTGTCCCCGGCCCCGCCCCGGACAACGGCACCTACGGCTCGTTCCTGTCGTTCGCCGACCCGGACGGCAACGGCTGGATCGTCCAGGAGGTCACGACGCGCCTCCCCGGCCGCGTCGAGGACAAGCCCGCGAGCTACGCGTCGACGCCCGACCTCGTCGACGCGCTGAAGCGCGCGGCGGCCGCCCACGGCGAGCACGAGGCCCGCACCGGCGAGGCCGACGCCGACTGGCCGGAGTGGTACGCCGACTACATGGTGCGCGAGCGGACCGGGCAGGAGCTGCCGTCGTGAGCGCCGACTACGACGCGATCGTGCTCGGCGCCGGCTCGCCCGGCGAGCACTGCGCGGGCGCCCTCGCGGAGGGCGGCCTGCGGGTCGCCGTCGTCGAGCGCCAGCTGGTCGGCGGCGAGTGCTCCTACTGGGCGTGCATCCCGTCCAAGACGCTGCTGCGCCCCGGCGAGGCCGCGCACGCCGCCCGCGAGGCGGCGGTGCCCGACGCGCAGGTCGACGTCACCGCCGCGCTGGGCTGGCGCGACTTCATGGTGTCCAACTACTCCGACGACGGCGCGGCGCAGTGGCTGAAGGACACGGGCATCGACCTGGTGCGCGGCCACGGGCGGCTCGCCGGACCGGGCGCGGTCGAGGTCGACGGCGTCCGCTACACCGCCGACCACGTGGTCCTCGCCACCGGCGCGGACCCGTTCATCCCGCCGATCCACGGCCTCCGCGAGCTCGAAGGGATCTGGACCAATCGCGAGGTGACCGGCATGAAGGCCGTCCCGCGCCGGCTGCTGATCCTCGGCGGCGGGGCGGTCGGCGTGGAGATGGCGCAGGCCGTGCGCCGCCTGGGCGGCGAGGTCGCCGTCGTCGAGGGCGCCGAGCGCGTCC contains:
- a CDS encoding methyltransferase domain-containing protein, coding for MGDDAIARALPLLQPAARAGAGGSSASAHGYLDLLGDDDEPVGMAPGPAGRLMVTRALPVVYERWWRPAWGRVLRGAMAGGMRDEHRIARLLLGLTPGDGVLDVACGPGNFTREFAAIVGPGGLAIGIDASATMLARAVQDTGTGPEAEQIGYVRGDAVALPFRDASFDAVCCFAALHLFADPDAALDHMTRVLTPGGRLAILTSCRLRSVPGRTVNDLAGTRSGMRIFGPDDIVDGLRERGYAEISQRIAGLTQFVGGRLGAS
- a CDS encoding VOC family protein, with translation MDMKLEVVVIPVSDVDRAKAFYEQLGWRLDADFATDATFRVVQLTPPGSDASIIFGTGLTDATPGSYDGLQLVVEDIAAAHDELAARGVAVDDVFHDAGGIFHHAGTTDRVPGPAPDNGTYGSFLSFADPDGNGWIVQEVTTRLPGRVEDKPASYASTPDLVDALKRAAAAHGEHEARTGEADADWPEWYADYMVRERTGQELPS
- the xseB gene encoding exodeoxyribonuclease VII small subunit translates to MSETMTYEGATARLEAIIKRLDSGEAGLRETLDLCQEGRGLVEFCAGELDAVGKGLEELRLDELVARLEQRPPA
- a CDS encoding LLM class flavin-dependent oxidoreductase, producing MRAGVFLAYWPWFTPAEQVDLAMLADRLGLDSAWVAEAWGQDAVSVLGLLAGKTDRIGLGSGLMQIPARKPTATAMAAATLDVLSDGRFRLGLGLSGPQVSEGWYGVPFTRNLARTREYVDVVRRTLAREKILMDLDGGTDPAHPPTGLGKPLKLLTRPVQDPLPIYLGAIGPKAVKQAGALADGWLPFMLDPSDPDVLMAPLREGAAAAGRSLADIDIAPVVPVAVDEDLAAARDAVRPWLAFYLGAMGAKDKNFYVDLAERQGHGEAARHVQELGLAGDRLGAVAAVTDGLVDAGGIATTPAGLDEHLAAYERAGVNTLVAVPCGDDKPGVLRALAAATVTR
- the xseA gene encoding exodeoxyribonuclease VII large subunit: MSVQPRPEGIAGSSLAGPFPVGAYAEKLREELRKRARVQLFGEVWNFRASKAKIYFELRDGDGAVPCSMWRNDFERLGLQLGSFTDGCQVVVAGGPGYYPGSRTSSPSFSFDVSGLRIAGDGDLLAQMEALRRALGAAGLFEPQRRLPRPALPRCIGVVTGEGGKARDDVLAGLRRRGWAGRLVWAFAPVQDRHAAPRITQALQDLAAVEEVEVVIVARGGGSLADLFAFCDETLCRTVAMLRVPVVASVGHHTDRTLIDDVAAVSCSTPTHAAEAAVPTHPVEARAALARCAASLQTHGRRAVVTRARHLAALSRAPAQAIARHRVALHQRLKELRAATRRRVVDDRERVTRRAGALQRKAGAAAGAQDRARRTALDSLAAALAAHDPERTVARGYAIVDDGAGAIVTSAEQARALGDVRLFFADGPADAKIINKREGSS